Genomic DNA from Garra rufa chromosome 18, GarRuf1.0, whole genome shotgun sequence:
tttcatctttggaacacaaataaagatatttttgatgaaatccgagagatttgTGTGCAGAAAAtgagcgaaggtcttacaggtttgaaacaacatgagggtgagtaattcattacagaattttcattttttagtaaaCTGTCACTTTAAGTTTAATAATGTGGCTGACCTATTTGAGAAACCGAATGAGATGATTCACTGGAAAGAAGTTATTTTTTGAAGACTAGCAACTTTGTCAGTTGTCAGTTCTGTTACATAATCGTTTAAcatattcagtgttttttttttttttttttttaagaacaaaaCATTTTGTTCCTGGGACACTAACATGAGCAAAATTCATGGAAAGTGCCATCATGTTTTCACCTTTTGCCTGAAATCATCAGCATCAGCAGTATTAATCAGTATATGGTCAATTATTAACACATGTTGTTGCTTTGTTCTGTGGATGTTTTTCCAGAAAGTCCTGATGAAGCTGCGGAAACCACGTATCACTGCCTCTATATGGTCATCAGGGAAAATTATTTGCACTGGAGCAACAAGGTCTTACTAAAATCTACTTTTCAATTCTCAGAATACTAAATAAGCCAAGACTGCTTCTAAAATTGCAAATGTATTCTAAAGTTctgtctttattttttaatttcatgcatgtttatttttgtttagcgAGGAGGAAGCCAAACTAGGTGCTCGACGGTTGGCCCGTTGCCTGCAGAAGATTGGATTCAGGGTGTTTAAATTGATTAATTGCTAGTATAAAGAGCTTTGTAGAATGTCTGAATTATGTTTAAATGTTATTGTCTCATCTGCAGGTGAGGTTCTCGGACTTTAAGGTTGTCAATGTGTTGGCGGTGTGCTCTTTGCCTTTTCAAATCCGTCTCATTGAGTTCACTAAGAATAACCGGCCTATTGCCAGGTAAGACATTATATTTCATACACAGAAATTTCATTATACCCATGCATTATAAAGGAgtagtttacccaaaatgaaaattctgtcattaattactcattctcatgtcgttcaaaacccttaagacctttgttcatcttcagaacacaaattaagatatttttgatgaaatccgagagctttctgaccctgcgtagacaaaaataatgacttaatttaacaatttctttCGTGTCAGTCTTCAGCATGCATTTTACCACAACACATGCATGTGGTGCAGCTGATGTGTGGCGAAGACTGACACATTAAAAGCAATTGTTAtataaagtagtttttttttttctttgcacgcaaaatgtattcttgtagcttcataacattgcggtttaaccactgatgtcatgtggactattttaacgatatccttactacctttctgggccttgaacgtggtagttgcgttgctgtctatgcagggtcagaaagctctcagatttcataaaaaaaaaaaatctcaatttgtgaagatgaacaaaggtcttacaggtttggaaagacatgagggtgagtaattagtgacagaattttcatttttgggtgaactatccctttaatagtaaGTGTATTTGTATTGTGGATGGCTAGTAATAACGAAAGCAGTAAAGACACAATGTTGGACTGGCTTTGTAAATGTACAATTTGTGCTCATGCTCGTTTACATTTGATATTAACATCCGTTTTGCACCAAATCTGACAACTGGTCAGTGCTAAATACAGGTTTAAACAGTGTGACTGATGTAGTGATGAAATCAGAGACCTTCCCGTCAATGAAATCCAGTCACAAGTGGTCACAGGAGGCACATTTGAGATGCATGTTAATACCAGCTGTGAACAGTAATGTGTCTCGCCTGACCACTTGTGATCAGATCGCCAGAGATGTATGTTAACGCCAGCTCCAAAAGAACCAAAAAAAAGGGGGAACAGTGCTCTCTAGTGGTGAAATGGTGTATGTGAAACATGTTCTCCTACAGCTGGATTGCAGGTCTCATCACTGTATTTGTTTCTGTGTGTATTTTTAGCTATGAACCCGAGATTCATCCTGCTGCATCATACAGAATTAAAAACCTCAGGAGTACAGTGCAGGTGTTTTCCACAGGCAATATCACTGTTACAGGTAAAACAACTACACGGCATGCGCTCAGTATCATTTTCAGTACTATAATCAGGGATTGTTTTGTCTTTACTTCAAAGATCTGGAtcattgaagaaccttttagtgcAACAAAGCCAATTCATAATATTGAATGAATTTCAATGAAAATTACCAATAGACATGACTTCAAAGTTATGTTACTTAAATGGTTTTAAATTACCAAGACTTCAGTGCTTGCCTCCATGGAGCTCATGCAGATTACAGCATTTGTCACATACTTTAAAGAATTATTCCTGGATTATTTAGCCAAATTATATTAAAGGCAGCCCACAGAACTCAAGCTGTGTAGATCATGAAAGTCTGGAAATAAGCAAATATTATGCAGGAAGCTACTATgtatgaaggtaaaacagtagcaaaactcTAGAGCTTGTTGATTTGAATATGAGAACTTGTCATatcaatatttgtatttgtaagtTGTAATTTGAATTTACAGCTCTGATATGAAAAGCTGAATCTGTCAATTTGCACACACTGACAATGATCAAAACACCTGTGTTTTAaatttgaagttgcaaattaataactacaaatgtgtaaaatgacatCCACATAAACAAAATGACAGACACAAGTGTGTACGACACATTTGCTTTCTCACTTTACTGTACAACCTCAGATCAGCACTTACAACCTCTCACATCTGGCAACTTCAAATCCTAGCGCTTTGACTTTTGCTACTCTTTTTTGCGATATTCCTGTAGCAAAACTCACTCGTGCACTTGTAAATACAGAGGTGAGAGCGCAGATCCGGGGGCGGGGCTAGGGTGGGAATGAAGTCATTTTATTGGTTGATGCATGACCAGTGAATATCGCTAGCCATCGCGAATTGCAGTGcagtaagaaacattttttttctgtcacatcccattatccccttcactctgtctactgggcgatctatcaacacttaat
This window encodes:
- the tbpl1 gene encoding TATA box-binding protein-like 1, with amino-acid sequence MEPSNDVALDIIVTNVVSVFRTRCHLNLRTIGLEGTNVIYKPEVGKVLMKLRKPRITASIWSSGKIICTGATSEEEAKLGARRLARCLQKIGFRVRFSDFKVVNVLAVCSLPFQIRLIEFTKNNRPIASYEPEIHPAASYRIKNLRSTVQVFSTGNITVTGPNVQTVASAVEQIYPLLFECRKTLS